The genomic region GGTAAAGCCAATAATGATGCCTTTGGGATTCTAGCGGGCTACATTTTTGGTCAAAACCTATCTGTCACTCAACCGCAGAAAAGCGAAAAACTTGCCATGACCGCTCCTGTGATGCAGCAAGCCGCAGGTTCAGCGATCGCTATGACTACATCTGTCACTCAAGCAAGTGATCAGAATACCTGGGCTGTGCAGTTTTTTATGCCCTCCACCTATTCAATGGCAACGCTGCCAAAGCCAAAGGATGAGCGCGTTACTGTCAAAGAATTACCAGGCACTAAAGTGGTGGCAATTCGTTTCTCTGGCAATGCTGGAGATAATCAACTGCAAGAACAGGAAGCAAAACTCCGGGACTTTTTGATTCAGCAAGGGATTGAGGCTCAAGGGACAGCGACTTATGCCTTCTACGATTCTCCCTTTACCTTGCCGATGTTGAAACGCAACG from Trichocoleus sp. FACHB-46 harbors:
- a CDS encoding heme-binding protein — protein: MSKSEEPKYTVLQSYGDIEIRQYEPKIVAETVVKAERGKANNDAFGILAGYIFGQNLSVTQPQKSEKLAMTAPVMQQAAGSAIAMTTSVTQASDQNTWAVQFFMPSTYSMATLPKPKDERVTVKELPGTKVVAIRFSGNAGDNQLQEQEAKLRDFLIQQGIEAQGTATYAFYDSPFTLPMLKRNEVMIEIP